In Rhododendron vialii isolate Sample 1 chromosome 9a, ASM3025357v1, the following are encoded in one genomic region:
- the LOC131301129 gene encoding uncharacterized protein LOC131301129: protein MGSSCPCQMCVVGFVLGVYLATLFLAALTLLGTFALGGISLSSFSNGITSWNSSSDIINMVTEGDCNLKPREIERVTCSQQTLDSKMDERVSLLYSAWSGLLNESMKGEGELLQGVRSNVPKAPHLENCKLSAQINKNLDKHVENESFPPWTLWKGFLDTYPSSTASERLKYEGVYPPWIMGSDEENYPFTRKVQRDIWIHQHLLNCDDPNVKFLVADWETLPRLGIGAQIVAMCGVLAIAINENRVLVTNYFNRADHDGCRGPSRSSWSCYFFPETSQECRDRALQLMREKEAWEKGTITGKDNYTQSQIWFGKAPRAWGDPWIHLQPTTDINGTLIGSHRGMDKRWWRAQAVRYLMRFQTEYTCDLLNAERHAAFGREAAKVVLATPANEWLEEVREEPKSDMEPFVGSNHKPWMPRPLLSIHVRMGDKASEMKVVEFEDYMDLAERIRKRFPHLNSIWLSTEMQEVIDRLRSYPHWKFYYTNVTRQMGNTSMATYTASLGRETSTNYPLVNFLVAAESDFFIGALGSTWCFLIDGMRNTGGKVMAGYLSVNKDRYW from the exons ATGGGAAGCTCATGTCCATGCCAGATGTGTGtggttggttttgttttgggggTTTATCTTGCAACATTATTTCTGGCTGCTCTCACTTTACTGGGCACCTTTGCTTTAGGTGGGATTTCACTCTCTTCATTTTCAAATGGAATCACTTCTTGGAACTCAAGTTCAGATATCATCA ATATGGTTACAGAGGGCGACTGCAATCTTAAAccaagagaaatagagaggGTGACGTGTTCTCAGCAAACTCTCGACAGTAAAATGGACGAGAGAGTGTCACTCTTGTACTCAGCTTGGAGTGGTTTACTCAATGAATCAATGAAAGGCGAAGGTGAGTTGCTGCAAGGTGTTAGATCTAATGTGCCAAAAGCCCCTCACTTGGAGAATTGCAAGCTGAGTGCACAAATCAACAAGAATCTTGATAAGCATgttgaaaatgagagtttccctcCTTGGACGTTGTGGAAGGGATTCTTAGATACTTACCCATCATCGACAGCTAGTGAGCGGCTGAAGTATGAAGGTGTTTATCCTCCATGG ATAATGGGATCTGATGAAGAAAACTATCCATTCACTAGGAAAGTGCAGCGAGACATATGGATTCATCAGCATCTTCTGAACTGCGATGATCCTAATGTGAAGTTTCTTGTAGCTGACTGGGAGACACTGCCACGACTTGGTATAGGAGCCCAGATTGTCGCAATGTGCGGAGTTCTTGCTATTGCTATCAATGAAAATAGGGTCCTTGTTACAAACTACTTTAATCGGGCAGACCACGATGGGTGTAGAG GGCCATCACGTTCTAGTTGGTCTTGTTACTTCTTTCCAGAAACATCCCAAGAATGCCGAGACCGTGCATTGCAGTTAATGAGGGAAAAGGAAGCATGGGAAAAAGGAACCATAACAGGAAAAGACAACTATACACAATCACAAATATGGTTTGGAAAGGCTCCTAG GGCTTGGGGTGACCCTTGGATTCATTTACAGCCTACAACAGATATAAACGGAACACTGATTGGTTCTCATCGCGGAATGGATAAAAGGTGGTGGCGAGCCCAG GCAGTCCGCTACCTGATGAGGTTTCAGACCGAGTATACGTGCGACTTGCTAAATGCTGAACGCCATGCGGCCTTTGGACGGGAA gctGCTAAAGTGGTTCTTGCAACACCCGCTAACGAATGGCTGGAG GAAGTTAGAGAAGAACCTAAATCTGACATGGAGCCATTCGTAGGGTCCAATCACAAACCGTGGATGCCTAGGCCATTGCTAAGCATACATGTGAGGATGGGCGATAAGGCAAGCGAAATGAAGGTAGTTGAATTCGAAGACTACATGGATCTTGCTGAACGCATAAGAAAGCGCTTCCCGCACCTTAACAGCATCTGGCTATCCACGGAGATGCAG GAGGTCATCGATAGATTGAGATCATACCCCCACTGGAAATTCTACTACACAAACGTGACACGGCAGATGGGGAACACTTCAATGGCTACTTACACAGCCAGTCTAGGCAGGGAAACCAGCACGAATTACCCTCTGGTGAATTTCTTGGTGGCTGCCGAATCAGACTTCTTCATCGGAGCCTTGGGTTCCACTTGGTGCTTTCTTATAGACGGAATGAGGAACACGGGAGGAAAAGTCATGGCCGGCTACTTAAGTGTCAATAAGGATCGGTATTGGTAG